A single Pseudomonadota bacterium DNA region contains:
- a CDS encoding four-helix bundle copper-binding protein, whose translation MNETLRQCIQECVNCHGICLNTITYCLEQGGRHAEGGHIRLLIDCAEICQTSANFMLRGSSLHARTCAVCAEICAQCGEDCGQFKDDAHMQRCAEACRRCAESCREMAAHG comes from the coding sequence ATGAATGAGACATTGCGCCAATGTATCCAGGAATGCGTTAACTGCCACGGTATTTGTCTGAACACTATTACCTATTGTTTAGAGCAAGGCGGCCGACACGCCGAGGGCGGCCATATCCGGCTGTTAATCGATTGCGCCGAGATCTGTCAGACTAGCGCGAACTTCATGCTTCGCGGCTCCTCACTGCATGCACGTACCTGCGCTGTGTGCGCCGAGATATGCGCTCAGTGCGGCGAAGATTGCGGGCAGTTCAAGGACGATGCCCATATGCAGCGCTGTGCGGAAGCATGCCGGCGCTGCGCCGAATCCTGCCGAGAAATGGCGGCGCATGGCTAG
- a CDS encoding transposase, giving the protein MIYSRHMARPLRIEYEGAVYHITSRGDRREPMALDDVDRSAFVEVLAQALKRFDARAWAYCLMGDHYHLVLHTRQANLSRVMRHINGVYTQTFNRRHGLVGHLFQGRFKAILVDADSYLLEVCRYVDLNPVRARLVKHPHAYAWSSYRAHTGLAVRPPWLDSKPLYAQLAPKKSQATAASKYAEFVAQGAGVNLWDDHLQQQIFLGGDKFIERMQRLAGLSGHDKPRAQVNKAQQRRPARAKPLRSYALAGASRAERDGRITLAFKEGGYTQTMIATAFGVSSSTVSRVIKEME; this is encoded by the coding sequence ATGATCTATTCTCGCCACATGGCGAGGCCCCTAAGAATCGAATACGAAGGGGCGGTGTATCACATCACCTCGCGTGGCGATAGGCGAGAGCCGATGGCCTTGGACGACGTTGATCGGTCGGCGTTTGTCGAGGTGCTGGCGCAAGCGCTAAAGCGTTTTGACGCGCGAGCGTGGGCGTATTGCTTGATGGGCGATCATTACCACCTGGTGCTGCATACTCGTCAAGCCAACCTCTCGCGCGTGATGCGGCACATCAATGGCGTCTACACGCAAACGTTTAACCGGCGCCACGGCCTCGTGGGGCATCTGTTTCAAGGCCGTTTCAAAGCCATCTTGGTCGATGCCGATAGCTACCTGTTAGAGGTCTGTCGCTACGTTGACCTTAATCCCGTGCGCGCCCGCCTGGTCAAACACCCGCACGCCTACGCATGGAGCAGCTACCGAGCCCACACCGGGCTAGCGGTGCGCCCGCCGTGGTTAGACAGCAAGCCGTTGTACGCGCAACTCGCTCCAAAAAAGAGCCAAGCGACCGCTGCCAGCAAATATGCCGAGTTCGTGGCTCAAGGCGCAGGCGTCAATCTGTGGGACGACCACCTCCAGCAGCAAATATTCTTGGGCGGCGACAAATTTATCGAGCGCATGCAGCGGCTGGCAGGCCTATCCGGCCACGATAAGCCGCGAGCTCAGGTGAATAAAGCCCAGCAGCGCCGTCCAGCGAGAGCGAAACCACTCCGTAGCTACGCGCTCGCGGGGGCCAGCAGAGCCGAGCGCGATGGGCGCATAACCTTGGCGTTTAAGGAGGGGGGATACACGCAAACGATGATCGCCACGGCATTCGGCGTGTCGTCTTCTACGGTTAGTCGTGTGATCAAAGAGATGGAGTGA
- the cysG gene encoding siroheme synthase CysG, producing MFHLPIYYQVKDRPCLVVGGGEVAARKAELLLRRAARVIVVAPRISLRLRSLSETGAITHVGREFKPDDLREAWLAFAATDDPEINATVARHARRLGVPVNVADDPACCTFIMPSIIERAPVQIAVSTGGASPVLARLLRARLETLIPAAYGRLAALMAEFRDRARLRFNDPTARRRFWERILQGPIAEMLFAGRERAAVTALTREFDAESPGPKLVGEVYLVGAGPGDPDLLTFRALRLMQQADVVLYDRLVAPAVLDLVRKDAERIYAGKESSRHSVPQHEIHRKLIELARQGQRVLRLKGGDPFIFGRGGEEIDTLSAEGIPFQVVPGITAAAGCACYAGIPLTHRDYAQSCVFVTGHLKEGSLDLNWDALVQPRQTIAVYMGLQGLALLCQGLLSHGMAGETPVALIHQGTTPSQRVIIGNLNSVPSHAQDENIRAPLMVIVGEVVRLHEKLAWFNPPGRATETGSTGTADHTGIIEKV from the coding sequence ATGTTTCACCTACCCATCTATTACCAGGTCAAAGACCGCCCGTGTCTGGTCGTGGGCGGCGGTGAGGTGGCCGCGCGAAAAGCCGAGCTGTTACTTCGGCGCGCAGCGCGGGTGATTGTCGTCGCGCCGCGGATCAGCTTGCGCTTAAGGAGCTTGTCAGAGACGGGAGCGATTACGCATGTTGGGCGAGAATTCAAGCCGGACGACCTGCGGGAAGCATGGCTCGCGTTCGCCGCAACCGACGACCCGGAAATCAACGCAACGGTGGCTCGCCACGCCCGGCGCCTCGGGGTTCCGGTGAATGTGGCCGATGATCCAGCGTGTTGCACGTTTATCATGCCATCGATCATCGAGCGTGCGCCGGTTCAGATTGCGGTTTCCACGGGCGGCGCCTCTCCGGTGCTTGCGCGCCTGCTCCGCGCTCGATTGGAAACACTGATCCCCGCCGCATACGGTCGCCTCGCTGCATTAATGGCTGAGTTTCGTGATCGCGCCCGTTTGCGTTTTAACGACCCCACCGCGCGCCGGCGGTTTTGGGAACGGATCCTCCAGGGACCCATCGCGGAGATGCTATTCGCTGGACGCGAGCGAGCGGCGGTGACCGCGTTAACCCGGGAATTCGATGCCGAATCGCCCGGCCCGAAACTCGTGGGCGAGGTTTACTTAGTGGGCGCCGGCCCGGGCGATCCGGACCTTTTGACCTTCCGGGCCCTGCGATTGATGCAGCAAGCCGATGTTGTGCTCTATGACCGTCTTGTAGCCCCCGCCGTGCTTGATCTCGTGCGTAAGGATGCCGAGCGCATCTATGCCGGGAAGGAAAGCAGCCGCCATTCCGTACCGCAGCACGAGATCCACCGCAAACTCATCGAGCTCGCCCGCCAAGGCCAGCGAGTGCTGAGACTCAAGGGCGGCGATCCGTTCATCTTCGGGCGCGGGGGCGAGGAAATCGACACGCTCTCGGCGGAGGGCATCCCGTTTCAGGTGGTGCCCGGTATCACGGCGGCCGCCGGCTGCGCGTGCTACGCCGGCATCCCCTTGACACACCGGGATTACGCTCAGTCCTGTGTATTCGTCACCGGGCACCTCAAGGAAGGCTCCTTGGACCTCAACTGGGATGCCTTGGTGCAACCACGGCAAACGATCGCCGTCTATATGGGCTTGCAAGGGCTCGCCCTTCTCTGCCAGGGATTGCTATCGCACGGCATGGCTGGCGAGACTCCGGTCGCACTGATCCATCAAGGCACCACCCCGTCGCAGCGGGTGATCATCGGAAATTTAAACAGCGTGCCGTCTCATGCCCAAGATGAGAATATACGCGCGCCTCTCATGGTTATCGTCGGCGAAGTGGTGCGGTTACACGAGAAGCTCGCGTGGTTTAATCCGCCCGGCCGCGCCACCGAGACTGGCTCGACGGGGACAGCGGATCACACCGGCATCATCGAAAAGGTTTAG
- a CDS encoding OFA family MFS transporter, producing the protein MANWLSKQRTIARPNYNRWLVPPAALAIHLSIGMAYGFSVFWIPLEHAVGISEPVPCDTDTADGIIESWRGILGYSDSGVCDWQRSTLGWLYTLFFVFLGSSAAVFGHWLEREGPRKAGVYAACCWAGGFLISAAGVYWHHIWLLWLGSGVIGGIGLGLGYISPVSTLIKWFPDRRGMATGMAIMGFGGGAMIGAPLADLLMKYYAGPDSVGVWETFVTLSAIYFVAMMGGAFGYRVPPLGWAPAGWQPNPNRKSMITTGHVHLNMAHKTPHFWLLWGVLCLNVSAGIGVIGVASPMLQEVFGGNLIGSDMPLKDLTVEQAAQVATIAAAFTGLLSLFNIAGRIVWASLSDYIGRKRTYFLFFSLGAVLYASAPFAGEIKNAALFVGLFCLILTMYGGGFATIPAYLADIFGTQFVGAIHGRLLTAWSTAGVLGPVLVNYLREYQVGLGVPVAQAYNTTMYVLAGLLVVGFFCNLAMRPVAPKYYMSDEELATERLMAHEGGWKAETNRERL; encoded by the coding sequence ATGGCAAACTGGTTATCCAAGCAACGAACTATTGCGCGCCCGAACTATAATCGCTGGCTGGTGCCGCCCGCCGCGCTGGCGATCCACCTGTCCATCGGGATGGCCTACGGGTTCAGCGTGTTCTGGATCCCGCTCGAACATGCGGTCGGCATCAGCGAGCCGGTTCCCTGTGACACGGATACGGCCGATGGGATCATCGAATCCTGGCGCGGAATTCTGGGCTATAGCGACTCGGGGGTTTGCGATTGGCAACGCAGTACGCTCGGTTGGCTCTATACGCTGTTCTTCGTGTTCCTCGGATCATCGGCCGCGGTCTTCGGGCATTGGCTGGAACGCGAAGGTCCGCGCAAGGCCGGCGTCTACGCGGCCTGTTGCTGGGCCGGAGGGTTTTTGATCTCCGCGGCGGGAGTGTACTGGCATCACATCTGGTTGTTGTGGCTCGGATCGGGGGTGATCGGCGGGATCGGCTTGGGCCTGGGATACATCTCGCCGGTGTCGACGTTGATCAAATGGTTTCCGGATCGCCGCGGCATGGCCACGGGCATGGCGATTATGGGGTTCGGAGGCGGGGCGATGATCGGGGCGCCGCTCGCCGATCTACTGATGAAGTATTATGCGGGGCCCGATTCGGTTGGCGTGTGGGAAACCTTCGTGACGCTGAGCGCGATTTATTTTGTCGCCATGATGGGTGGGGCCTTCGGGTACCGCGTGCCGCCGCTAGGATGGGCGCCGGCAGGCTGGCAGCCGAACCCTAACCGCAAGAGCATGATCACGACCGGGCATGTGCACCTCAACATGGCGCATAAAACGCCGCATTTTTGGCTCCTATGGGGCGTGCTCTGTCTGAACGTGAGCGCGGGTATCGGTGTGATCGGCGTGGCCTCGCCCATGCTCCAAGAGGTATTCGGAGGCAACCTCATCGGATCGGACATGCCGCTCAAAGACCTGACCGTCGAGCAAGCCGCGCAGGTTGCGACAATTGCGGCGGCGTTCACCGGTCTACTGAGTCTCTTTAATATCGCCGGCCGCATCGTCTGGGCTTCCCTATCCGATTACATCGGGCGCAAGCGTACCTATTTTCTATTCTTTTCCTTGGGCGCGGTGCTGTATGCATCGGCGCCCTTCGCCGGGGAGATCAAGAACGCCGCGCTGTTCGTCGGGCTCTTTTGCTTGATTCTGACGATGTACGGCGGCGGCTTTGCCACAATACCGGCCTATCTGGCCGATATATTCGGCACGCAATTCGTCGGCGCCATCCACGGCCGCTTGTTAACGGCCTGGTCAACGGCGGGAGTACTAGGGCCGGTGCTCGTGAACTACCTGCGCGAATACCAAGTGGGGCTCGGGGTACCCGTGGCGCAAGCCTACAACACCACGATGTATGTCTTGGCGGGTTTACTCGTAGTGGGGTTTTTCTGTAACCTCGCGATGCGGCCTGTGGCTCCGAAGTACTACATGAGCGACGAAGAATTAGCCACCGAGCGCCTTATGGCGCACGAGGGCGGTTGGAAAGCAGAAACTAATCGCGAGCGCTTATGA
- a CDS encoding D-alanyl-D-alanine carboxypeptidase, protein MLRIAKPCRFGPVRAGALARLPFIFALMVVGITVAQPLQAQPPYASIVVDARSGAVIHEFNADHRGQPASLTKMMTLYLVFEALEQQQLRLDQQLRVSAHASRMQATRLGLRRGQIIPVDDAILALITHSANDAAVVLAEALGATETNFARLMTVKARYLGMPNTRFYNASGLPDRRQYSCARDMVTLGLALLNDFPRHYPLFATKHFRYKGRFYRNHNHLLGGYAGSDGIKTGYVRASGFNLVASARRGDRRLLAAVLGGRSARSRDRQMVELLDAGFTSLAGVKAVASLAGPQALAAPPKRGRYRAHAARERLIPATTTASAKQVEPAVPNEADLFGEGAD, encoded by the coding sequence ATGCTTAGGATTGCCAAACCTTGCCGCTTCGGGCCGGTGCGTGCCGGAGCATTGGCGCGCCTTCCATTCATTTTCGCGCTGATGGTAGTCGGGATAACGGTCGCCCAGCCGCTGCAAGCCCAGCCGCCTTACGCCTCGATCGTCGTCGATGCACGCTCCGGCGCGGTAATACACGAGTTCAATGCCGATCACCGCGGGCAACCGGCTTCGCTCACGAAGATGATGACGCTGTATCTGGTCTTCGAAGCGCTCGAGCAGCAACAACTCAGGCTCGATCAGCAACTGCGGGTCTCGGCCCACGCGTCCCGGATGCAGGCGACTCGGCTGGGCCTACGCCGCGGCCAAATAATTCCCGTCGACGATGCCATCCTTGCCTTGATTACGCATTCGGCAAATGACGCGGCGGTGGTGCTCGCGGAAGCCCTTGGCGCCACCGAAACCAATTTCGCTCGCTTGATGACCGTGAAGGCCCGCTACCTCGGCATGCCCAACACTCGCTTTTACAACGCCTCCGGGCTGCCTGACCGCCGCCAGTACAGTTGCGCCCGCGATATGGTAACGCTGGGCCTGGCGTTGTTGAACGACTTCCCGCGGCATTATCCGCTGTTCGCGACGAAGCACTTCCGTTATAAGGGCCGCTTCTACCGTAACCACAACCACCTGCTCGGTGGATACGCCGGGAGCGATGGCATTAAGACCGGATATGTGCGCGCGTCGGGCTTCAACCTGGTCGCCTCGGCCAGGCGCGGTGATCGCCGGTTGCTCGCGGCGGTATTGGGCGGCCGAAGCGCGCGTTCTCGCGACCGCCAAATGGTGGAATTGCTCGACGCCGGTTTCACGAGCTTGGCGGGCGTGAAAGCGGTGGCGTCGCTTGCTGGCCCGCAGGCGCTCGCGGCGCCTCCAAAGCGCGGCCGGTACCGGGCGCATGCGGCGCGCGAACGATTGATCCCGGCAACAACGACGGCATCCGCTAAGCAAGTCGAGCCGGCGGTGCCGAACGAGGCAGATCTTTTTGGGGAGGGAGCCGATTGA
- a CDS encoding glycoside hydrolase family 15 protein produces the protein MPSRIEDYALIGDCETAALVARDGSIDWLCFPRFDSGACFAALLGTPEHGRWLLAPAAPIRNIRRRYREGTLILETDYETDEGVVTLIDWMPPRTAVPDLLRLVEGKRGRVRMRMELIIRFDYGWVIPWVRRTERGIRATAGPDTLYLRSDVALCGENLHTVADFEVSAGQHIPFELTWCPTHEPEPDERSPRQDLRDTEAWWLEWSDRCTYRGEWRDAVLRSLITLKALTYTPTGGIVAAATTSLPEHPGGVRNWDYRYCWLRDATFTLYALMDNGYTQEARAWREWLINAVAGDPSEIQMLYGLGGERRLPELELSWLPGYEGAAPVRIGNAAYSQHQLDVWGEVMDALYLARRAGLDPSENAWRVQRALMDFLETNWDKPDAGIWEVRGPLRHFTHSKVMAWVAMDRAVKTVENLGLEGPVDRWRQLRHTIHERICRKGFDSDLQSFVQYYGAKQIDANLLMLPLVGFLPASDPRMRGTVAAIQQNLMRESFVDRYSTLPEVDGLPPGEGAFLLCTFWLADNLALQGRYVEAREIFERLLDLRNDVGLLAEQYDPQGKRLLGNFPQAFSHIGLINTARNLTRAGGPCEDRQKQ, from the coding sequence ATGCCATCCCGTATCGAAGATTACGCACTGATTGGAGATTGCGAGACCGCCGCGCTTGTGGCGCGTGACGGGTCCATCGATTGGCTTTGTTTTCCCCGTTTCGATTCCGGGGCGTGCTTCGCCGCGCTGCTAGGCACGCCGGAACACGGTCGCTGGTTACTCGCACCGGCCGCACCTATCCGCAATATCCGGCGGCGTTATCGCGAAGGCACCCTTATCCTGGAGACCGATTACGAGACCGACGAGGGCGTAGTAACGCTTATCGATTGGATGCCGCCCCGCACGGCGGTACCGGACCTGCTACGGCTGGTCGAGGGCAAGCGTGGGCGAGTACGCATGCGGATGGAGCTAATCATCCGCTTCGACTATGGATGGGTGATCCCGTGGGTGCGCCGAACGGAACGGGGCATTCGCGCGACCGCCGGACCGGATACGTTGTACCTCCGCAGCGATGTCGCCCTCTGCGGAGAAAATCTGCACACGGTGGCCGACTTCGAGGTGTCGGCCGGACAGCATATCCCCTTCGAATTGACTTGGTGCCCGACCCATGAGCCGGAACCGGACGAAAGATCGCCGCGACAAGATCTCCGGGACACCGAAGCTTGGTGGCTGGAATGGTCGGATCGCTGCACCTATCGGGGCGAATGGCGGGATGCGGTGCTGCGTTCCTTGATCACGCTCAAGGCCTTGACCTATACGCCGACCGGCGGGATCGTCGCCGCCGCGACCACTTCACTGCCCGAGCATCCGGGCGGGGTGCGCAATTGGGACTACCGATACTGCTGGCTTCGGGATGCGACGTTCACGCTCTACGCCTTGATGGACAATGGTTATACGCAGGAAGCCCGTGCCTGGCGCGAGTGGTTGATCAACGCCGTGGCCGGGGATCCGTCGGAGATCCAGATGTTGTATGGCTTGGGCGGAGAGCGGCGCTTGCCAGAATTGGAGCTTAGCTGGTTGCCCGGCTATGAAGGAGCCGCTCCGGTGCGCATCGGTAATGCCGCCTATAGCCAGCATCAGTTGGATGTCTGGGGAGAGGTCATGGATGCGCTTTATCTGGCGCGCCGTGCCGGGCTTGATCCGAGCGAAAATGCCTGGCGCGTACAGCGGGCGCTCATGGATTTCCTGGAGACCAACTGGGATAAGCCCGATGCGGGGATCTGGGAAGTCCGCGGACCGTTACGCCATTTCACTCATTCCAAGGTAATGGCCTGGGTCGCGATGGACCGTGCTGTCAAGACCGTGGAGAATCTCGGCTTGGAGGGGCCCGTCGATCGCTGGCGGCAACTGCGGCACACGATCCACGAGCGGATCTGCCGGAAGGGCTTCGATTCCGATCTGCAGTCCTTCGTCCAGTACTATGGAGCGAAACAGATCGATGCCAATCTATTGATGCTCCCGCTCGTCGGCTTCCTGCCGGCTTCCGATCCGCGCATGCGGGGCACCGTCGCCGCTATACAGCAGAACTTGATGCGTGAGAGCTTCGTTGATCGTTACTCGACTCTGCCGGAAGTCGACGGCTTGCCTCCGGGCGAGGGCGCATTCCTGCTCTGCACCTTTTGGCTCGCTGACAATCTCGCCCTCCAGGGCCGGTACGTCGAGGCCCGTGAGATCTTCGAACGGCTCTTAGATCTGCGCAACGATGTCGGCCTCCTCGCGGAGCAGTATGACCCGCAAGGCAAGCGGCTGCTCGGAAACTTCCCGCAGGCGTTTTCGCATATCGGGCTTATCAACACCGCGCGTAATTTGACGAGGGCGGGTGGTCCTTGCGAGGACCGGCAAAAGCAGTGA
- a CDS encoding BON domain-containing protein, giving the protein MKQLRTVAAISAITLIAVAPTFAEQPRDAQGQTGVTGSQTTTEQAAAGQRTRTAEKDEHQALVARVEAALRADPALVNARNLVVLSAGSGEVTLSGSVNTKAQAARAVQVARNVAGVKGIEDKLVLESEAHVPATPHQSTTVDAEKAETE; this is encoded by the coding sequence ATGAAACAACTTCGGACCGTTGCGGCGATCTCGGCGATTACACTCATAGCGGTCGCCCCAACGTTCGCCGAGCAGCCGAGAGATGCTCAAGGCCAGACGGGTGTGACAGGGAGTCAGACTACCACGGAACAGGCTGCTGCTGGTCAGAGGACGAGGACAGCCGAGAAAGACGAGCATCAGGCTCTTGTCGCACGCGTGGAGGCGGCGCTACGTGCGGATCCCGCTCTCGTGAATGCTAGAAACCTGGTAGTCCTTAGCGCTGGGAGCGGAGAAGTCACGCTAAGCGGGTCGGTCAACACGAAAGCGCAGGCGGCCCGGGCGGTGCAGGTGGCACGTAACGTCGCCGGGGTTAAAGGTATCGAAGATAAGTTAGTGCTTGAGAGCGAAGCCCACGTTCCGGCGACACCACATCAGTCCACTACTGTCGACGCAGAGAAAGCAGAAACTGAATAG
- the nhaD gene encoding sodium:proton antiporter NhaD: MLPIDAPVQATQQQEAILLDLTGSTLGIAALGIFVLAYGLVVSEEIIGLRKSKPVIVAAGVIWLLVAIAYADAGRAPEVAQAVRHYLLEFAELMLFLLSAMTYVNTLEERNIFKALRSWLAAAGFSLRAVFWLTGLLAFFISPIADNLTTALVMGAVVLAVGAGHPGFVAAACINIVVAANAGGAFSPFGDITTLMVWQKGTVGFGDFFALFLPAAVNWLVPAAIISLSVRAGRPAAFRELVPAKPGGYVIIVLFVATIAMTVALYHFAHLPPFLGMMTGLGLLMVYGHVIRRTELRRWTSLPELDSEALNIRDCYKPAVKPFDIFISMKRIEWDTLMFYYGVMLCVGGLGAFGYLALVSQTLYVDLGPTAANILVGVGSSVIGNIPVMFAVLTMNPEMSLGQWLLVTLTAGVGGSLLSIGSPAGVALMGQAREVYTFFAHLKWTWAVALGYAASIAVHLAWNAHTF; this comes from the coding sequence ATTCTACCTATTGACGCACCGGTACAAGCGACACAGCAACAGGAGGCCATCTTGCTTGATTTAACCGGCAGTACGCTCGGTATCGCCGCACTCGGCATTTTCGTTTTGGCGTATGGACTCGTCGTCAGCGAGGAAATCATCGGGCTGCGTAAGTCCAAGCCGGTTATCGTCGCGGCGGGGGTCATCTGGCTGCTCGTGGCGATCGCCTACGCCGATGCCGGACGAGCGCCGGAGGTTGCACAGGCCGTTCGCCATTATCTTCTGGAGTTCGCGGAGCTGATGCTGTTTTTGCTGTCGGCGATGACCTATGTCAATACCCTGGAGGAGCGCAACATCTTCAAGGCCTTGCGGTCGTGGCTGGCCGCGGCGGGATTTTCCTTACGGGCGGTGTTCTGGCTTACCGGACTCTTGGCGTTTTTTATTTCCCCGATCGCCGATAACCTTACCACCGCCCTGGTCATGGGCGCGGTGGTATTGGCCGTTGGCGCGGGCCACCCTGGATTCGTCGCCGCGGCGTGCATCAATATCGTCGTGGCCGCCAACGCCGGCGGCGCATTTAGCCCTTTCGGCGACATCACCACGCTGATGGTATGGCAAAAAGGCACGGTCGGGTTCGGAGATTTTTTCGCCTTGTTCCTACCGGCGGCGGTCAATTGGCTGGTCCCGGCCGCGATCATCTCCTTATCGGTTCGCGCCGGACGACCCGCCGCGTTCCGCGAGCTTGTCCCGGCCAAACCGGGAGGGTATGTCATTATCGTCTTGTTTGTCGCGACCATCGCGATGACGGTCGCACTATACCATTTCGCCCATCTGCCACCGTTTCTCGGCATGATGACGGGGCTTGGGCTGCTTATGGTCTACGGGCATGTCATCCGCCGCACTGAATTACGGCGGTGGACTTCGTTGCCCGAGTTGGATTCGGAAGCATTGAACATTCGCGATTGTTACAAGCCCGCGGTCAAGCCCTTCGATATCTTCATCAGCATGAAGCGCATCGAGTGGGATACCTTAATGTTTTATTACGGCGTAATGTTGTGCGTCGGCGGTCTCGGCGCCTTCGGGTATCTGGCGCTCGTGTCGCAGACGCTTTACGTGGATCTCGGGCCCACCGCGGCGAACATCCTCGTGGGCGTGGGCTCCTCGGTGATCGGCAATATTCCGGTCATGTTCGCGGTCTTAACGATGAACCCTGAGATGTCGCTCGGCCAGTGGCTGCTCGTCACACTGACCGCCGGGGTGGGCGGGTCGTTATTGTCGATCGGCTCGCCGGCGGGTGTGGCGCTGATGGGGCAGGCGCGCGAAGTCTATACGTTCTTTGCCCATCTCAAGTGGACGTGGGCCGTGGCGCTCGGGTATGCCGCCAGCATAGCGGTGCATTTAGCCTGGAACGCGCATACGTTCTAA
- a CDS encoding glycogen/starch synthase, producing MAASENDGIKTPAGQDAKAGGIGDVVRDVAPALASLHNCRITVVVPSHGFLDKLEGARLLDIYHFPFAGSREGVVLFEVPGKKPNPKVRHLVLHHARFETRDPETNQLEIYCDDPPKRPFATDATKYACFCAAVAEGLKRKVFGEVNRVHLHDWHAAFLLILRSFDESFEALRELRTVYTIHNVALQGIRPLRGDPSSLETWYPYIAVKATDKLADPEYRNCLNPMAIGVRLADAVHLVSPGYKSEILAPSIPRRSDPDASYCGGEGIEGDLQTADREGRLFGILNGCDYDERKLPPRDLPAYRQLLQLLGDTVSRGASKAAVHHLALKRIHLLRASARRSNVLLTCVTRIVNQKLRLMRADAGQGKPALEQILEGLSTDGVLILLGMGDRDLERFLFDLSNRFHNFVFINGFDSNCAAGLFANGDLFLMPSSFEPCGISQMLAMRDGQPCVVHHTGGLKDTVQDGRTGFAFNGEGLEAQAKNFVHTVFRAVNVLTEDPAGFQAIRETAFEKRFLWGDTVREYVHYLYRSE from the coding sequence ATGGCCGCTTCCGAAAACGATGGCATCAAGACTCCTGCGGGACAGGACGCGAAGGCCGGCGGTATCGGCGATGTAGTGCGTGACGTGGCGCCCGCCTTGGCGTCCTTACATAACTGCCGGATCACCGTGGTCGTACCCTCCCACGGCTTCCTGGACAAGCTCGAAGGCGCAAGGCTACTCGACATATACCATTTTCCCTTCGCGGGATCTCGGGAAGGGGTTGTCCTATTTGAAGTTCCCGGGAAAAAGCCTAATCCCAAGGTGCGGCATCTCGTCTTGCACCATGCGCGGTTTGAAACGCGCGATCCGGAGACGAACCAGCTTGAGATCTATTGTGATGACCCGCCCAAGCGGCCCTTCGCGACTGACGCGACGAAGTATGCTTGTTTCTGCGCCGCCGTCGCCGAAGGCTTGAAACGCAAGGTATTCGGCGAGGTCAATCGTGTTCATCTGCATGACTGGCACGCTGCGTTCCTGTTGATCCTCCGCTCTTTTGACGAGAGCTTTGAGGCATTGCGGGAGCTGCGGACGGTTTACACGATCCACAACGTAGCCCTTCAGGGCATACGCCCGCTACGCGGGGATCCTTCGTCCCTGGAGACTTGGTATCCGTATATCGCTGTCAAGGCTACCGATAAGCTGGCCGATCCAGAGTACCGGAATTGCCTGAATCCCATGGCCATTGGCGTGCGCCTCGCCGATGCGGTGCATCTGGTCTCACCGGGGTATAAGTCGGAAATCCTCGCGCCAAGCATTCCGCGGCGGAGCGACCCGGACGCCTCCTATTGCGGCGGCGAGGGCATCGAAGGCGACCTTCAGACGGCCGATCGTGAAGGCCGCTTGTTCGGCATTCTGAACGGGTGCGATTACGACGAGCGAAAACTGCCGCCGCGTGATTTGCCGGCTTACCGGCAATTACTCCAGCTCCTAGGCGATACCGTGTCACGCGGCGCGAGCAAGGCCGCCGTCCACCACCTCGCTTTGAAGCGAATTCACTTACTCCGAGCCTCGGCCCGCCGATCCAACGTCCTCCTAACTTGTGTGACACGAATAGTGAATCAGAAACTACGGTTGATGCGTGCCGACGCCGGCCAAGGCAAACCCGCCCTAGAACAAATCCTGGAGGGGCTGTCCACGGACGGTGTCTTGATCCTTTTGGGGATGGGGGACCGCGACTTGGAGCGCTTTCTGTTCGACTTGAGTAACCGATTTCACAATTTCGTTTTTATCAATGGTTTTGACAGCAATTGCGCGGCGGGCCTGTTTGCAAACGGCGATCTCTTCTTGATGCCGAGCTCCTTCGAGCCGTGCGGGATTAGCCAGATGCTTGCCATGCGCGATGGCCAGCCCTGTGTCGTTCACCACACCGGTGGGTTGAAGGACACGGTTCAAGACGGTAGGACAGGTTTCGCATTCAACGGCGAGGGTCTTGAAGCGCAAGCGAAGAACTTCGTGCATACGGTCTTCAGGGCCGTCAACGTACTGACTGAAGATCCAGCAGGTTTCCAAGCGATTCGTGAGACTGCATTCGAAAAGAGGTTCTTGTGGGGCGACACCGTTCGAGAATATGTACACTACCTCTATCGTTCGGAATAA